One window of the Oncorhynchus keta strain PuntledgeMale-10-30-2019 chromosome 31, Oket_V2, whole genome shotgun sequence genome contains the following:
- the LOC118364170 gene encoding AT-rich interactive domain-containing protein 1A-like isoform X2: MAAQVASAATLNTSPPSELKKSDRDPNEDSILGEKQQENKQSGLERGSPGRGDLQDGADVGNAGGGGEPEMKNGNGNPSRTINNQNDSIGSEGNNHPGMVHHHGSGFPPPSYGYSQHYGRAPFHQHGGQQSPGMAAAAGPAVQSSNMMDPYQPNSHDHGFSNHQFNNYNPFPNRTPYSGQGYGMNPSRNTQAPAAGGQPANVKQQPAGGPTAMAASYNNQRYNMGNPQPTSTPTLNQLLTSPSSTRVYPNYPSSEYSNQEGASKGPTDTGSSGQYGGGNPGWQQRTHHPPPMSPGSTGQPLGRSQPPGAMDPMAKMRGQPYVGGSPYSQQSGQGPPPGAQQGHAYPGQGYGPLSSQRYPVAIQGRTPGAMGGMHYGQQMQSYGQQGPGGYGPPGQGPYYSQQGQASHPGQQQGPYPQAPPGQQGGQTPYPQQPHPSQTSSSHAQGGPPYPQPHMPPQSQGPQPGPSQGPPQSQPPYSQGPVQAQTQSGQPPYPQQQGPPSQPPQQASSQVPAGSQPQLSYPTQGPQQISTQQQQPQTPAQPPQQPPGHSQHPQVQPASYSQNPPQQQSQQSPYQRFPPPPQQEISQDSFSSQSSAPPSNQPKSGSEDVSVQGRPSSLPVSPHPTCAKDLSGSIDDLPTGTDGALSPGVSTSGVSSSQGEQSNLAQSPFSPHTSPHLPGIRGPSPSPAGSPASATTSRTGPLSPATMPGTQMPPRPSSVQSDGSLHPAMSQSPMAQDRGFMQRNPQMPPYGSPQSASPLSPRQSSGGQMHPGMGPYQQQNNSMGGYGPQGGQYGPQGYPRQPGYNNMPNANYPGMGNPMNPGNPMSGQGGLPFAGIPPGRMPPGQVGVRPYGPNMGPNMPPNMGNMPPQVGSGMCPPPGLNRKAQEAAAVVMQHAATNSIHSRMPGYPNIPPGMMGPGAPYGPPMNNMPGMMNAQGGSPFPMGPNMANNSSGLAPSPEFGMDGKMNQGQKMNNKVDGTPKAEPTKSKKSSSSTTTNEKITRLYELGPELERKMWVDRYLGFIEEKAMGMTNLPAVGRKPLDLFRLYVSVKEIGGFAQVNKNKKWRELSTNLNVGTSSSAASSLKKQYIQCLYAFECKIERGEDPPPEIITDNKKSNQAKVQPPSPAGSGSLQGPQTPQSTSSSMAEGSDLKPPTPASTPHPTQMPPGARSNVALQDPFADGSDPTFPRRNSMTSNSGYQSGMSTPEMPGRMGPGPYEGPGPNKDPFGAMRKVGEQFLPASQGPNSGMAEQQQFNRGPPPGAMGNMSMAQRQQYGPGPYGQGYERRPEQGMGPEGSMGSGAPQPNLMPANADTGMYSPNRYPSQQQPRNDSYGNQYPGHGTPPGGSYPNQQPGMYPQQQQNYKRPVEGGYPPAKRHEGEMYSGPFSAGLQQQQQPGAASAPPAGQPEMYQPQYSSGSFPGTDRRLPGPQGQFPFPFNRERMQATTGPNAQPSMPPQMMQPSPDGPQGGTWQGRGEMNYPGNYPNRQGGPPGGSAQGPGHPGMNRGSEEIMSSEQRMNHEGQWGPGQMGPRQPPYVPGGTAPPMTRTLQSNYQSAQAMQNHIPQVSSPSPMPRGGPMESRTSPSKSPYMHSGVKMQKAGPPVPASHIVPQSVQSPLIRRDMPFPPGSVEATHPILKPRRRLTTKDIGTPEAWRVMMSLKSGLLAESTWALDTINILLYDDNSISTFNLNLLPGLLELVVEYFRRCLIEIFGILREYEVGDPGQRTLLDPDVLDRDWSCTEDEESGVEDIEGEEDDDDEEEEEVVVQRSKQPAGTTIEGQAPVKQEDEQESCSERDTLKEKDAEDDEKSFSNFEQPSSSSDPPALGPATPQERPKQASKFDKLPLKMVRKKDPFPAGRASQRGKVQEFDSGLLHWSAGGGDSTEHIQTHFERREEFLVPRERVLVIPTAKRKRLETEMVGDKDNATPTEKDKQKGGGDQRPSQPSSTEKASTTTDTSADGKEGKSEHSDAETEETSQTEEPQSQQENDKPSGPPQQVPQRVVEDEPHSKDEGPLLTLANWQDALARRCVCVSNIVRSLSFVPGNDQEMSKHPGLMLLLGRLVLLHHRHPERKQAPLTYEKEEESDDCLGQRDEWWWDCLSLLRENCLVTLANISGQLDLSIYPESICLPLLEGLLHWAVCPSAEAQDPFPTLGPHSAMSPQRLVLETLSKLSIQDNNVDLVLATPPLGRLEKLYGTLVRLVGERKVAVCREMSVVLLANLAQGDSMAARAIAVQKGSVGNLLGFLEDSLAATQLQQSQSSLLHLQGMHFEPTSNDMMRRAARALHALAKVEENHSEFTLYESRLLDLSVSPLMNSVVSHVICDVLFLIGQS, encoded by the exons ATGGCCGCTCAGGTCGCCAGCGCCGCCACTCTCAACACAAGCCCGCCTTCCGAACTAAAGAAGTCGGATCGAGACCCAAATGAGGATTCTATACTGGGGGAAAAGCAGCAGGAAAACAAGCAGTCGGGATTAGAGCGCGGATCTCCGGGCCGGGGGGATCTGCAGGACGGGGCCGATGTTGGAAatgcagggggaggaggggaacctGAGATGAAGAACGGGAACGGGAACCCGTCCAGGACTATTAATAATCAGAATGATTCCATCGGATCCGAGGGGAATAACCATCCTGGGATGGTACACCACCATGGGTCCGGTTTTCCTCCACCTTCTTATGGATACAGTCAACACTACGGCCGGGCCCCTTTTCATCAACATGGCGGACAACAAAGCCCTGGCATGGCAGCTGCTGCAGGTCCAGCCGTGCAGTCGAGCAATATGATGGACCCATATCAACCCAATTCGCACGACCATGGCTTTTCTAACCACCAGTTTAACAATTACAATCCATTCCCGAACAGAACTCCCTATTCTGGCCAAGGATACGGCATGAACCCCTCGCGTAATACCCAGGCTCCGGCTGCTGGGggacagccagctaacgttaagCAGCAACCAGCAGGAGGACCCACAGCAATGGCTGCATCTTACAACAATCAGAGATATAATATGGGGAATCCACAGCCAACATCTACCCCTACCCTCAACCAGCTCCTAACCTCTCCGAGCTCCACGCGGGTATATCCAAATTACCCATCTAGTGAATATAGTAATCAGGAAGGAGCTAGTAAGGGACCAACAGACACGGGCAGTAGCGGTCAGTATGGAGGGGGGAATCCGGGTTGGCAACAAAGGACCCATCATCCGCCGCCTATGAGCCCTGGAAGTACAGGGCAACCCCTAGGTAGAAGCCAG CCCCCAGGTGCAATGGATCCAATGGCTAAAATGAGAGGCCAGCCGTATGTTGGGGGCAGTCCATACTCCCAACAGTCTGGGCAGGGGCCTCCCCCAGGAGCCCAGCAGGGTCATGCATACCCGGGCCAAGGCTACGGTCCACTTAGCTCCCAGAGATACCCGGTGGCCATTCAGGGCCGCACCCCTGGGGCTATGGGAGGCATGCATTACGGGCAGCAG ATGCAATCTTATGGACAGCAGGGACCAGGAGGCTATGGGCCTCCGGGCCAAGGGCCCTACTACAGCCAACAGGGCCAGGCTTCACACCCAGGCCAGCAGCAAGGGCCCTACCCCCAGGCACCTCCAGGACAGCAGGGTGGTCAAACACCCTACCCTCAGCAGCCCCACCCTTCCCAGACGTCATCCTCCCATGCCCAGGGTGGGCCGCCCTATCCGCAGCCCCATATGCCCCCCCAGTCCCAGGGCCCGCAGCCAGGTCCATCCCAAGGGCCCCCACAGTCTCAACCTCCCTACTCCCAGGGCCCTGTCCAGGCTCAGACCCAGTCTGGTCAGCCTCCTTACCCCCAGCAGCAGGGGCCTCCCAGCCAGCCACCACAGCAGGCCAGCTCCCAGGTCCCAGCAGGGTCGCAGCCCCAGCTTAGCTATCCCACGCAGGGCCCACAGCAGATCTCCACACAGCAGCAGCAACCCCAGACACCCGCTCAACCCCCTCAGCAACCACCAGGTCACAGCCAGCATCCACAGGTCCAGCCTGCATCCTACTCCCAGAATCCCCCACAGCAACAGTCACAGCAGTCACCTTACCAACGCTTCCCTCCTCCACCACAGCAG GAGATATCCCAGGACTCGTTCAGTTCCCAGTCTAGCGCCCCTCCCTCCAACCAGCCCAAAAGTGGCTCGGAGGACGTCAGCGTACAAGGCCGGCCGTCCAGCCTACCGGTGAGTCCTCACCCAACCTGTGCAAAG GATCTCTCGGGCTCCATCGATGACCTGCCCACGGGCACGGATGGCGCTCTGAGTCCTGGCGTGAGCACTTCAGGTGTGTCAAGCAGCCAGGGTGAGCAGAGCAACCTGGCCCAGTCGCCCTTCTCGCCCCACACCTCTCCCCATCTGCCAGGCATCCGAGGGCCCTCGCCGTCGCCCGCCGGCTCCCCTGCCAGTGCCACCACCTCCCGCACAGGACCCCTCTCACCCGCCACCATGCCAG GGACCCAGATGCCCCCTAGACCATCGAGTGTTCAGTCTGACGGGAGTCTGCACCCCGCCATGAGCCAGTCTCCCATGGCCCAGGACAGAG GGTTCATGCAGAGAAACCCCCAGATGCCCCCCTACGGCTCACCACAGTCTGCCTCTCCCCTGTCACCCCGACAGTCCTCTGGAGGTCAGATGCACCCTGGGATGGGACCTTATCAGCAGCAGAACAACTCCATGGGGGGCTACGGACCTCAGGGTGGGCAGTATGGCCCACAAG GTTATCCCCGGCAACCTGGATACAACAACATGCCCAATGCCAACTACCCTGGCATGGGCAACCCCATGAACCCTGGCAACCCCATGTCTGGGCAAGGGGGGCTGCCATTTGCAGGCATCCCCCCTGGTAGAATGCCTCCGGGCCAGGTGGGAGTGCGTCCCTATGGCCCCAACATGGGGCCCAACATGCCACCCAACATGGGTAACATGCCACCTCAGGTGGGCTCAGGGATGTGCCCTCCCCCCGGCCTCAACCGGAAGGCCCAGGAGGCTGCAGCTGTAGTCATGCAACACGCTGCTACCAACTCCATACACAGCAG GATGCCTGGCTACCCCAACATTCCCCCTGGCATGATGGGCCCTGGCGCCCCCTATGGCCCTCCCATGAACAACATGCCTGGCATGATGAACGCGCAGGGCGGCTCGCCTTTCCCTATGGGGCCCAACATGGCCAATAACTCCAGTG GTTTGGCCCCAAGTCCAGAGTTTGGTATGGATGGAAAAATGAACCAGGGCCAGAAGATGAACAACAAAGTGGACGGAACACCGAAAGCGGAACCGACTAAATCCAAG AAGTCGAGCTCTTCCACGACAACCAACGAGAAGATCACCCGTCTGTACGAGTTGGGCCCCGAGCTCGAGAGGAAGATGTGGGTGGACCGCTACCTGGGCTTTATCGAGGAAAAAGCCATGGGCATGACCAACCTGCCTGCTGTGGGCCGCAAACCCCTAGACCTCTTCAGACTCTACGTCTCGGTCAAGGAGATTGGAGGCTTCGCACAG GTGAACAAGAACAAGAAGTGGCGTGAGCTGTCCACCAACCTGAACGTTGGCACGTCGAGCAGCGCCGCCAGCTCCCTGAAGAAGCAGTACATCCAGTGTCTGTACGCCTTCGAGTGCAAGATTGAACGCGGGGAGGACCCCCCTCCTGAGATCATCACTGACAACAAGAAGTCCAACCAGGCCAAGGTCCAGCCACCCTCCCCAG CTGGATCGGGTTCTCTCCAGGGCCCTCAGACCCCCCAGTCCACCAGCAGCTCTATGGCCGAGGGCAGCGACCTCAAGCCCCCCACACCTGCCTCCACCCCACACCCCACCCAGATGCCACCCGGGGCCAG GAGCAATGTGGCCCTGCAGGACCCATTTGCTGACGGTAGTGACCCTACTTTCCCCAGAAGGAACTCCATGACCTCTAACTCTGGCTACCAGTCTGGCATGAGCACCCCAGAGATGCCAGGTCGCATGGGTCCAGGGCCTTATGAGGGTCCAGGGCCTAACAAAGACCCCTTTGGTGCCATGCGGAAAG TTGGGGAGCAGTTCTTGCCTGCCAGTCAGGGCCCTAACAGTGGGATGGCTGAGCAGCAACAGTTTAACCGTGGGCCTCCACCAGGTGCTATGGGGAACATGTCGATGGCTCAGAGACAGCAGTATGGACCAGGCCCTTACGGACAAGGCTACGAGAGGAG GCCAGAGCAGGGGATGGGCCCAGAGGGCAGCATGGGATCTGGTGCACCGCAGCCAAACCTGATGCCCGCTAACGCCGACACAGGGATGTACTCGCCAAACCGCTACCCATCACAGCAGCAGCCACG GAATGATTCCTATGGTAATCAATATCCTGGCCATGGTACTCCCCCTGGTGGTTCCTATCCCAATCAACAGCCAGGAATGTACCCACAGCAACAACAG AACTACAAGCGTCCTGTGGAAGGGGGCTACCCACCAGCGAAGCGACACGAGGGGGAGATGTACAGCGGGCCCTTCAGTGCAgggctgcagcagcagcagcagccagggGCGGCCTCTGCACCCCCTGCTGGCCAGCCAGAGATGTACCAACCACAGTACAGCAGCGGCTCCTTCCCCGGCACTGACCGCCGCCTGCCTGGTCCCCAGGGCCAGTTCCCCTTCCCCTTCAACAGAGAGCGCATGCAGGCCACCACTGGGCCCAACGCCCAGCCCTCCATGCCGCCTCAGATGATGCAGCCAAGCCCTGACGGCCCCCAGGGTGGCACGTGGCAGGGCCGCGGGGAGATGAACTATCCTGGCAATTACCCCAACCGGCAGGGTGGCCCCCCAGGGGGCTCAGCCCAGGGACCCGGACACCCCGGCATGAACCGCGGTTCGGAGGAAATTATGTCATCGGAGCAACGCATGAACCACGAGGGCCAATGGGGGCCAGGTCAGATGGGTCCTCGGCAGCCCCCCTACGTTCCTGGAGGGACGGCCCCGCCCATGACCCGCACCCTGCAGTCCAACTACCAATCCGCTCAGGCCATGCAGAACCACATTCCACAGGTGTCCAGTCCTTCCCCCATGCCCCGTGGGGGCCCCATGGAGAGCCGGACGTCGCCCAGTAAATCTCCCTACATGCACAGTGGCGTCAAGATGCAAAAGGCAGGGCCCCCGGTCCCTGCCTCTCACATAGTGCCCCAGTCTGTACAGTCCCCTCTGATCCGTAGAGATATGCCCTTTCCCCCAGGCTCAGTGGAGGCCACCCACCCTATCCTAAAACCACGCCGACGCCTCACCACGAAAGATATCG GGACCCCAGAGGCTTGGAGGGTGATGATGTCCCTCAAGTCTGGACTGTTGGCTGAGAGCACGTGGGCCCTTGACACCATCAACATCCTCCTGTATGACGACAACAGCATCTCCACCTTCAACCTCAATTTG CTGCCTGGCCTGCTGGAGCTGGTGGTGGAGTACTTCCGGCGCTGCCTCATCGAGATCTTCGGCATCCTGCGCGAGTACGAGGTGGGCGACCCCGGCCAGAGGACTCTACTGGACCCTGACGTCCTGGACAGAGACTGGAGCTGCACGGAAGATGAGGAATCAGGGgtggaggacatagagggagaggaggatgacgacgatgaggaagaagaagaggtggTGGTGCAACGTTCAAAACAGCCGGCCGGGACGACAATCGAGGGACAGGCTCCGGTGAAGCAAGAGGATGAGCAGGAGTCGTGCTCAGAACGGGATACTCTGAAAGAGAAGGACGCTGAAGATGACGAGAAGAGCTTCTCTAACTTTGAGCAGCCCAGCTCTTCATCGGACCCCCCTGCCCTGGGCCCGGCTACCCCCCAGGAGAGACCCAAACAGGCTAGCAAGTTCGACAAGCTCCCCCTGAAGATGGTACGGAAGAAGGACCCGTTTCCGGCAGGCAGGGCAAGCCAGAGAGGAAAAGTGCAGGAGTTTGACAGTGGGCTGCTCCACTGGAGCGCCGGTGGGGGAGACAGCACAGAACACATCCAGACCCACtttgagaggagggaggaatttCTGGTCCCACGAGAACGAGTGCTGGTCATCCCAACAGCCAAGAGGAAAAGGCTAGAAACAGAGATGGTGGGGGACAAGGACAATGCTACCCCCACAGAGAAAGATAAGCAGAAAGGTGGGGGAGATCAGAGGCCCTCCCAGCCATCATCCACAGAGAAGGCCTCAACAACAACCGACACCTCAGCCGACGGTAAGGAGGGGAAGTCCGAGCACTCGGACGCTGAGACAGAGGAAACGTCACAGACGGAAGAGCCCCAGAGCCAGCAGGAGAACGACAAACCGAGCGGCCCTCCTCAACAAGTCCCCCAGCGTGTGGTGGAGGACGAGCCTCACAGCAAGGACGAGGGCCCACTGCTTACACTGGCCAACTGGCAGGATGCTCTCGCCCGCCGCTGCGTCTGCGTCTCCAACATCGTGCGCAGCCTCTCCTTCGTGCCTGGCAATGACCAGGAGATGTCCAAACACCCTGGCCTCATGCTGCTGCTGGGTCGCCTAGTGCTGCTGCACCACCGCCACCCTGAGAGGAAGCAGGCCCCGCTCACCTACGAGAAGGAGGAGGAGTCTGATGACTGCCTTGGCCAGAGGGACGAATGGTGGTGGGACTGCCTGTCGCTGTTGAGGGAGAACTGCCTGGTCACTCTTGCCAACATCTCTGGCCAGCTGGACCTCTCCATCTACCCCGAGAGCATCTGCCTTCCGCTGCTGGAAGGCCTCCTCCACTGGGCCGTGTGCCCGTCGGCTGAGGCCCAGGACCCCTTCCCCACGTTGGGGCCCCACAGCGCAATGTCACCCCAGAGACTGGTCCTGGAGACTCTCAGCAAGCTGAGCATCCAAGACAACAATGTGGACCTGGTCCTAGCCACGCCGCCGTTGGGTCGGTTAGAGAAGCTGTATGGGACCTTGGTGCGGCTGGTTGGGGAGAGAAAGGTGGCCGTCTGCAGGGAGATGTCGGTGGTGTTGTTGGCCAACCTGGCCCAGGGAGACAGCATGGCAGCGCGCGCCATTGCCGTGCAGAAGGGAAGCGTGGGTAACCTCCTGGGCTTCTTGGAGGACAGCCTGGCGGCCACCCAGCTACAGCAGAGCCAGAGCTCTCTGCTGCACCTGCAGGGGATGCACTTTGAGCCCACCAGTAATGACATGATGCGGCGGGCGGCCCGGGCCCTGCACGCCTTGGCCAAGGTGGAGGAGAACCACTCAGAGTTCACACTCTACGAGTCACGCCTCCTTGACCTCTCAGTGTCACCTCTCATGAACTCGGTGGTGTCTCACGTCATCTGCGATGTACTCTTTCTGATTGGCCAGTCATGA